In Desulfosediminicola ganghwensis, a single window of DNA contains:
- the cls gene encoding cardiolipin synthase, which produces MIKRTRDFLRKSTYLSLFFLCLHIAGLVSSIDAVMSVRTSQGAIAWVISLNTFPSISLPAYWVFGRSEFKGYVISRQADETALSAVAAKAAENKSYFVSGLADRNQASRVAESLADLPHLKENSTELLIDGEATFESIFGGIEKARDYVLVQFFIVKDDELGRRLQDLLIKKAQEGVRVFFLYDEVGSYKLPEAYIQELRDNGVAAHNFHSRKGPKNRFQINFRNHRKIVVADGKTCWIGGHNVGDEYLGNGEKFSHWRDTHVKIEGPATLAAQLSFIEDWHWATDEVLELNWKAVPSTDADQRILIIPSGPADRFETAGLMFTHAINSARERIWIASPYFVPDESIIAALQLAGMRGVDVRILIPDEPDHKLVYLAAFSYFEQAGMSGVKFYRYTKGFMHQKTMLVDNDLSTVGTANFDNRSFRLNFEITAMITDQDFNKEVEQMFLEDFANSRLMEPDEAAEKPFWFKLLVRVARLTSPML; this is translated from the coding sequence ATGATAAAAAGAACACGAGATTTTCTTCGAAAAAGTACATACCTGTCACTCTTCTTTCTTTGCCTGCACATTGCAGGTCTGGTGTCATCTATTGATGCGGTGATGAGTGTGCGAACTTCCCAGGGAGCTATTGCCTGGGTTATTTCGCTGAACACCTTTCCATCCATCTCCTTGCCCGCTTACTGGGTATTCGGGCGTAGTGAATTTAAGGGATATGTGATCTCCCGGCAGGCGGATGAGACAGCACTGTCAGCGGTTGCTGCAAAGGCGGCGGAAAACAAGTCCTATTTTGTATCCGGACTGGCAGACAGAAACCAGGCTTCCCGGGTGGCTGAGTCGCTTGCTGATCTTCCTCACCTTAAAGAAAACAGTACCGAGCTGTTGATAGATGGTGAGGCGACTTTTGAGTCTATTTTTGGAGGCATTGAAAAAGCGAGAGATTATGTGCTGGTCCAATTCTTTATTGTAAAAGATGACGAACTCGGCCGCCGCTTGCAGGATCTGCTGATAAAAAAGGCTCAGGAGGGAGTGCGGGTCTTTTTCCTGTATGACGAGGTCGGCAGTTATAAATTGCCGGAAGCCTATATTCAGGAATTACGTGACAATGGTGTTGCCGCGCACAACTTTCATTCCCGCAAAGGCCCGAAGAACCGTTTTCAGATCAACTTCAGAAATCACCGCAAAATTGTTGTCGCTGACGGCAAAACATGTTGGATCGGGGGACACAATGTGGGTGACGAGTACCTTGGAAATGGTGAAAAATTCAGCCATTGGCGCGATACCCATGTAAAGATTGAGGGGCCCGCCACTCTTGCGGCACAGCTCTCATTTATTGAAGACTGGCATTGGGCCACAGATGAAGTTCTTGAACTGAACTGGAAGGCTGTACCAAGCACCGATGCGGATCAGAGGATTCTCATCATTCCCTCCGGACCTGCCGATAGATTCGAGACTGCCGGTCTGATGTTCACCCATGCCATCAATTCAGCCAGGGAAAGAATCTGGATTGCCAGTCCCTACTTTGTGCCGGACGAATCAATTATTGCAGCCCTGCAACTCGCTGGTATGCGTGGCGTCGATGTGCGCATCCTGATCCCGGACGAGCCCGACCATAAATTGGTTTATCTGGCCGCTTTTTCCTATTTTGAGCAGGCGGGAATGAGTGGGGTAAAGTTTTACCGTTACACCAAGGGTTTTATGCATCAGAAGACCATGCTGGTGGATAACGATCTCTCTACAGTAGGGACCGCCAACTTTGATAACCGCTCATTTCGCCTCAACTTTGAGATCACAGCCATGATTACCGATCAGGATTTCAACAAGGAAGTCGAACAGATGTTTCTGGAGGATTTTGCCAACTCCAGACTGATGGAGCCAGATGAGGCGGCAGAGAAACCATTCTGGTTCAAGTTGTTGGTGCGGGTGGCACGCCTGACTTCGCCGATGCTGTAA
- the argA gene encoding amino-acid N-acetyltransferase — protein sequence MNSSNAHFLQWFRHVSPYIHSHRGKTFVVMIPGECLAQANIANIISDIAILHSLGIRLVVVHGARLQIEEELNAAGLSSELHHGARITERNHLPHILKAIGSTRCQLEALFSSGLPNSPMFGAKIKLRSGNFINAKPQGVLDGVDHQMTGKVRSVDKHAILEILDNKCIALLPPLGFSITGEVFNLSFAEVGVNVASAIDADKILIFNDDGPIYDNHGTLYRQLTLSQCETFLEEEARHAPSNTYFSLRAGYKACRRGVARAHIISSSEDGTLLRELFTRDGSGTMVHSDTYEVLRQAKLEDVAGILNLISPLEKKGVLVKRSRELLENEIDYFTILKKDNLIIGCAALYPFPDADAGELACVAVLKEYQQGGRAKTLLDHIEKQAQRLNLSEIYTLTTQTAHWFIEQGFTESDVETLPASRKALYNYRRNSKVLVKRL from the coding sequence GTGAACAGCAGCAACGCACATTTTCTCCAGTGGTTTCGACATGTCTCCCCGTATATTCACTCCCACAGGGGTAAAACATTTGTCGTGATGATCCCGGGCGAATGCCTGGCTCAGGCAAATATCGCCAACATAATCAGCGATATTGCCATATTGCATTCACTCGGAATCCGTTTGGTTGTGGTTCATGGAGCCCGCCTGCAGATTGAGGAAGAATTAAACGCTGCCGGCCTCTCTTCAGAATTGCATCATGGCGCCAGAATCACCGAACGAAATCATCTGCCGCACATCCTGAAGGCCATCGGTTCAACCCGCTGCCAGCTGGAAGCCCTCTTTTCCAGCGGTTTACCCAATTCACCAATGTTTGGAGCCAAAATAAAACTGCGTAGCGGCAACTTCATCAATGCCAAGCCGCAGGGGGTGCTTGACGGGGTCGACCACCAGATGACAGGTAAGGTACGAAGCGTTGATAAACATGCCATCCTGGAAATTCTAGACAATAAATGCATTGCCTTGCTGCCTCCCCTTGGTTTTTCAATTACAGGAGAGGTTTTCAATCTCTCCTTCGCCGAAGTTGGGGTCAACGTTGCCAGCGCTATTGATGCCGATAAGATTCTCATCTTCAACGACGATGGGCCGATCTACGACAACCACGGCACCCTCTACAGACAGTTGACACTCAGCCAATGTGAAACATTTTTGGAAGAAGAGGCTCGGCACGCTCCAAGCAACACATATTTTTCTCTGCGGGCCGGCTATAAGGCCTGTCGCAGAGGTGTCGCCAGAGCCCATATCATCTCCTCCAGCGAAGACGGCACGCTGCTGCGTGAACTCTTTACCAGGGACGGCTCCGGCACCATGGTGCACAGCGACACCTATGAAGTGCTTCGTCAGGCAAAACTGGAAGATGTGGCAGGCATTCTGAACCTGATCAGCCCACTCGAGAAAAAAGGTGTCCTGGTAAAACGTTCCAGAGAATTACTGGAAAATGAGATCGACTATTTCACTATCCTGAAAAAGGATAACCTCATTATCGGTTGTGCAGCGCTCTACCCTTTCCCCGATGCCGATGCAGGAGAATTGGCCTGCGTTGCCGTGTTAAAAGAATACCAGCAGGGAGGTCGAGCCAAGACCCTGCTCGACCATATTGAAAAGCAGGCCCAAAGACTCAACCTCTCTGAGATATACACCCTCACCACCCAGACTGCCCACTGGTTTATTGAGCAAGGCTTCACCGAATCCGATGTCGAGACCCTGCCTGCCAGCCGCAAAGCACTCTACAACTACAGGCGAAACTCGAAAGTATTGGTAAAGCGACTGTAA
- a CDS encoding CBS and ACT domain-containing protein, with protein MYIGRIMHTDLVTVSPDTTLVEAKDILENKKIEHLLVVNESGKLVGILSDRDLKQNWASPATSLSTHELTYLLQKVLVKMIMVKTVVTIPVDTTIERAAYIMQQHNISALPVMENDELAGIITSTDVIEVLLDAVGMSDDSTRIGVFVKDNMGVLAEVSAILRDEKVNIQSLLSWPEKKYPGVTQLVMRVAAKDGNKAIIALQEKGFKVKSGYAKDITQYLPE; from the coding sequence ATGTACATTGGCAGAATAATGCACACCGATCTGGTCACCGTCTCACCTGATACCACCCTGGTTGAAGCTAAAGACATACTGGAGAATAAGAAAATTGAGCATCTGCTGGTTGTCAATGAAAGCGGTAAGCTGGTCGGCATCTTGTCTGACCGGGATTTGAAACAAAACTGGGCTTCTCCGGCCACATCCCTCTCTACACATGAGTTAACATACTTGCTGCAGAAGGTGCTGGTGAAGATGATCATGGTGAAGACCGTGGTGACCATCCCGGTTGATACCACCATCGAGCGAGCTGCCTACATCATGCAGCAGCACAATATCAGTGCGTTGCCGGTAATGGAAAACGATGAACTTGCCGGAATTATCACCAGCACCGACGTAATCGAGGTGCTGCTCGATGCCGTCGGCATGAGTGACGATTCCACCCGCATTGGTGTCTTTGTCAAAGACAATATGGGAGTTCTCGCCGAGGTATCTGCAATTCTGAGAGACGAGAAGGTTAATATTCAAAGCCTTTTGAGTTGGCCTGAAAAGAAATATCCAGGCGTAACCCAGCTGGTAATGCGTGTCGCCGCCAAAGATGGCAATAAAGCCATCATCGCGCTGCAGGAGAAAGGATTCAAAGTAAAGAGCGGATATGCCAAAGATATTACTCAGTATCTTCCTGAGTAA
- the iorA gene encoding indolepyruvate ferredoxin oxidoreductase subunit alpha, which produces MSGNEAIALGAVEAGVKVASGYPGTPSTEIMENLSTYDGVYTEWAPNEKVGLEVAIGASYAGGRALATMKHVGVNVAADPLFTAAYTGVCGGLVLVTADDPEMHSSQNEQDNRNYAFAAKLPMLEPSDPAEAKEMLKVAYDLSEELDTPVMLRITTRIAHVKGVVQKGEMVTGNPACGINKVPQKMVMLPAIARGRRVYVEERMNKCTELAETTELNRIEEGDTRRGFITSGVSYLYVKEAFPEAAVLKLGMCWPLPEQKIREFADMVDELYVVEELDPFLENHIKAMGIDCIGKERIPNQGELNTAIVRESIEQNKRDDLFAPVQLPMRPPNMCAGCPHRGIFFNLSKLNVFVSGDIGCYTLGFLPPLSAMDSCVCMGASVTVAHGMVKALGEGSHDKVVSVIGDSTFMHSGVTGLINSVYNESAATTIILDNRITAMTGQQNNPASGHSIKGEAAHEIDIEGLCRSIGVKHIFVVNPHDVPESKKVLKEAIALDEPSVVISKAPCVLLPEMKERKPVSYFTHQENCVGCMACIRLGCPAISWTAFAEGEAEAKGFRPKQKGVSQIDEILCNDCGQCASLCKFEAITRKEER; this is translated from the coding sequence ATGTCCGGAAACGAAGCGATTGCTCTTGGCGCTGTAGAGGCAGGAGTAAAGGTTGCTTCAGGTTATCCCGGTACACCTTCCACGGAAATTATGGAAAACCTGTCGACCTACGACGGGGTATATACGGAATGGGCCCCGAACGAAAAAGTAGGTCTGGAGGTCGCCATAGGCGCGTCCTATGCGGGCGGCAGGGCGCTGGCCACCATGAAACACGTTGGCGTCAACGTGGCTGCTGATCCGCTTTTTACCGCTGCCTACACCGGTGTATGCGGTGGGTTGGTGCTGGTTACAGCCGATGACCCGGAAATGCACTCCTCCCAGAATGAGCAGGACAACCGTAACTACGCTTTTGCCGCGAAGTTGCCTATGCTGGAGCCATCCGACCCGGCAGAGGCCAAAGAGATGCTGAAAGTGGCCTACGATCTGAGCGAAGAGCTGGATACCCCGGTAATGCTTCGCATCACCACCCGTATCGCCCATGTAAAGGGAGTGGTACAAAAGGGTGAAATGGTCACTGGTAATCCGGCTTGCGGCATCAATAAGGTACCGCAGAAGATGGTCATGCTGCCTGCCATCGCCCGTGGCCGCAGGGTGTATGTTGAAGAGCGCATGAATAAATGTACGGAGCTTGCCGAAACCACAGAGCTGAACCGGATAGAAGAGGGCGATACCAGACGTGGTTTTATTACTTCAGGTGTATCCTATCTCTATGTGAAAGAGGCATTTCCGGAAGCGGCTGTATTAAAACTCGGTATGTGCTGGCCGTTGCCGGAACAGAAAATCCGTGAATTTGCCGACATGGTCGACGAACTGTATGTGGTGGAAGAGCTTGATCCGTTTCTCGAAAACCATATTAAGGCGATGGGTATTGATTGCATTGGTAAAGAGCGTATCCCGAATCAGGGTGAGCTGAATACCGCTATTGTGCGTGAGTCCATCGAGCAGAATAAACGGGATGATCTATTTGCCCCGGTTCAGTTGCCGATGCGACCGCCTAATATGTGCGCCGGTTGTCCGCACCGCGGCATATTCTTTAATCTCTCAAAACTCAATGTGTTTGTTTCCGGTGATATCGGCTGCTACACTCTCGGTTTTCTGCCGCCGTTATCTGCGATGGATTCCTGTGTCTGCATGGGTGCTTCCGTCACCGTGGCGCACGGCATGGTTAAGGCGCTTGGTGAAGGCAGTCACGACAAGGTTGTCTCGGTTATCGGCGACTCCACCTTTATGCACTCAGGTGTCACCGGTCTGATCAACTCCGTTTATAACGAGAGCGCTGCCACCACTATCATTCTCGATAACCGCATCACCGCCATGACCGGTCAGCAGAACAACCCGGCCAGTGGTCACTCCATCAAGGGCGAGGCTGCCCATGAGATCGATATTGAAGGACTGTGTCGATCCATCGGGGTGAAACACATCTTTGTGGTCAATCCCCACGATGTACCGGAGAGTAAGAAGGTGCTGAAAGAGGCCATCGCCCTGGATGAGCCTTCGGTGGTGATCTCCAAAGCGCCTTGTGTACTCTTGCCGGAGATGAAGGAGAGAAAGCCGGTCTCCTATTTCACTCACCAGGAGAACTGTGTGGGCTGTATGGCCTGTATTCGCCTTGGTTGCCCGGCGATCAGCTGGACCGCCTTTGCTGAAGGTGAGGCAGAAGCCAAAGGGTTCAGGCCAAAGCAGAAAGGTGTCTCCCAAATCGATGAAATTCTCTGCAATGACTGTGGACAGTGTGCGTCTCTCTGCAAGTTTGAGGCTATCACCAGAAAGGAGGAAAGATAA
- a CDS encoding indolepyruvate oxidoreductase subunit beta encodes MEATGNILFSGVGGQGILLASEITALGLLGAGFDVKKSEVHGMAQRGGSVTAQLRYGQKVYSPLIEPGCADIQVAFEMMEAVRYLPYLHKGSKVVVNTQQILPPAVATGQAKYPENVLEELVARDIEVVKVNAFDIAREVGEARTANIVMVGAMAAFMPVDGAIFEEAIQTRVPERFREVNIRAYRAGRDLRN; translated from the coding sequence ATGGAAGCAACAGGAAACATCCTCTTTTCAGGGGTAGGTGGGCAGGGCATTCTGCTGGCCAGTGAGATTACCGCACTCGGTCTGCTTGGTGCCGGATTTGATGTGAAAAAAAGTGAAGTACACGGCATGGCACAGCGGGGCGGCTCTGTTACCGCTCAACTGCGGTATGGCCAAAAGGTCTACTCGCCGCTGATCGAGCCGGGCTGTGCTGACATCCAGGTTGCCTTTGAGATGATGGAGGCGGTGCGTTACCTGCCATATCTGCACAAGGGCAGCAAGGTCGTAGTGAATACCCAGCAGATACTGCCTCCGGCGGTTGCCACCGGCCAGGCGAAATACCCTGAGAATGTGCTTGAAGAGCTGGTAGCACGGGACATTGAAGTGGTCAAGGTCAATGCCTTTGATATCGCTCGCGAAGTGGGAGAGGCCCGTACCGCCAATATCGTCATGGTTGGGGCTATGGCCGCTTTTATGCCGGTTGATGGAGCTATTTTCGAAGAGGCCATCCAGACCCGCGTACCGGAGCGCTTCCGTGAAGTCAATATTCGCGCTTATCGTGCAGGCAGGGATTTACGAAACTAG
- a CDS encoding phenylacetate--CoA ligase family protein, whose amino-acid sequence MTTVYWEEEIETLPRVGLESIQLKRLQRLVARVYDKVEPYRKKMDEAGVKPSDIQSLADLSKLPFTYKDDLRDNYPFGLFTVPLDQVVRVHASSGTTGKPTVVGYTEDDIKLWSGVMARAFCCAGANSGDMVHNAYGYGLFTGGLGAHYGAERLGATVIPVSGGNTKRQINIMRDFGSTVLMATPSYALNLADAMCDAGVDPSSLSLKVGIFGAEPWSENMREEVERKLNLKAVDIYGLSEIIGPGVAMECLKSSGGMHVFEDHFLPEIIDPDTGEVLPPGEKGELVFTTLTKEAFPLIRYRTKDISRLMYETCSCGRTLVRMEKITGRTDDMLIIRGVNVFPSQVEHVLMGIDGVEPHYQIVVEREGNLDTMQVQVEVSENVFSDEIRMLENLSKKIKADIKDYLGVTCTVKLVEPKTIQRSEGKAQRVFDNRKL is encoded by the coding sequence ATGACCACCGTTTACTGGGAAGAAGAGATAGAGACCCTGCCCCGGGTCGGGCTTGAGTCCATACAGTTGAAGCGGCTGCAGCGGTTGGTAGCCAGAGTCTATGACAAGGTTGAGCCGTACCGCAAGAAGATGGATGAGGCGGGGGTGAAACCGTCTGATATCCAGAGCCTTGCAGATCTCAGCAAGCTGCCTTTCACCTATAAGGATGACCTGCGCGACAACTATCCGTTTGGTCTGTTCACCGTGCCTCTTGATCAGGTAGTGCGTGTTCATGCCTCATCAGGAACCACAGGTAAGCCCACCGTCGTTGGCTACACTGAGGATGATATCAAACTCTGGTCAGGTGTGATGGCCCGCGCTTTCTGCTGTGCCGGTGCCAATAGCGGCGACATGGTGCATAACGCCTATGGTTATGGTCTGTTCACCGGTGGTCTCGGTGCTCATTACGGTGCTGAACGACTTGGTGCCACCGTTATCCCGGTATCCGGTGGCAACACCAAGCGCCAGATCAATATCATGCGCGACTTCGGTTCCACTGTACTGATGGCGACCCCCTCCTATGCCCTTAATCTCGCCGATGCCATGTGTGACGCGGGTGTTGATCCCTCATCGCTCTCCCTCAAGGTTGGTATCTTCGGAGCCGAGCCGTGGAGTGAGAATATGCGTGAGGAAGTTGAGCGTAAGCTGAACCTGAAGGCGGTTGATATTTATGGTCTTTCAGAGATTATCGGGCCAGGTGTCGCCATGGAATGTCTCAAAAGCTCAGGTGGTATGCACGTCTTTGAGGATCATTTCCTGCCGGAGATTATCGACCCGGATACCGGCGAGGTACTGCCACCGGGAGAAAAGGGTGAACTGGTTTTCACCACCCTTACCAAAGAAGCATTTCCGCTTATCCGTTACCGTACCAAGGATATCTCCCGCTTAATGTATGAGACCTGTTCCTGCGGCAGAACCCTGGTTCGCATGGAGAAGATAACCGGCCGTACCGATGACATGCTGATCATCCGTGGCGTTAATGTTTTTCCTTCCCAAGTAGAACACGTACTTATGGGTATTGACGGGGTTGAACCGCATTACCAGATCGTGGTAGAACGAGAAGGGAACCTGGATACTATGCAGGTTCAGGTTGAGGTGAGCGAGAACGTGTTCTCAGATGAGATCAGAATGCTCGAAAACCTCTCCAAAAAGATCAAGGCGGATATCAAGGATTACCTTGGAGTAACCTGTACAGTGAAGCTGGTTGAGCCTAAAACCATTCAGCGGAGCGAAGGTAAAGCTCAGCGGGTATTTGACAACAGGAAATTATAA
- a CDS encoding ACT domain-containing protein, with translation MRVEQIAVFLENKSGRLAEITSIIAEEGVNIRALSVADTADFGILRLIVDDVEKAKAALKGKGFTVGITNVLAVEVSDQVGGLAKVLRSIETAGLNVEYMYAFVNKSGENAVLIFRFEDMNKAIDSLLGDGYTLLTGEQICAL, from the coding sequence ATGCGTGTAGAACAGATTGCAGTGTTTTTGGAGAACAAATCTGGAAGACTGGCTGAAATCACCTCTATCATCGCCGAAGAAGGGGTAAACATTCGGGCCCTGTCTGTTGCGGATACCGCTGATTTTGGCATACTGCGCCTGATTGTCGATGATGTGGAAAAGGCTAAGGCCGCCCTGAAAGGCAAAGGCTTCACCGTGGGTATAACAAACGTGCTGGCGGTAGAGGTTTCTGACCAGGTAGGCGGTTTGGCCAAGGTGCTGAGGTCCATTGAGACTGCAGGATTAAACGTTGAGTACATGTACGCTTTCGTCAATAAGAGCGGCGAAAATGCAGTGCTCATTTTCCGTTTCGAGGACATGAACAAGGCCATCGACTCCCTGCTTGGTGATGGCTACACCCTTTTGACCGGTGAGCAGATTTGCGCTCTGTAA
- a CDS encoding phenylacetate--CoA ligase family protein, translated as MIWQQKEECMPREDLEALQLERLQNTLQRVATRVPFYRNTFKEKGLDVSKVTSLEHIRDFPFTMKQDLRDNYPYGLFAVPLRDVVRVHSSSGTTGMATVVGYSRQDIDTWSDLVGRILCGAGVTPDDVIQIAFGYGLFTGGFGLHYGAERVGASVIPISAGNTKRQIQIMRDFKTTALVCTPSYALKMADVMMDMGLNPSGLSLRYGLFGGEPWSEGMRAEINDRLGIIATDNYGLSEIMGPGVAGECQECNGLHINEDHFLVEVLNPETLEPVAPGEVGELVITTLTKEAFPVIRYRTRDLTRLMPEPCPCGRTLNRMHRVMGRTDDMLIIKGVNVFPTQIESVLCDIEGTQPHYRLIVDRDNNEDKLTVMVEVVEGIFFDAMKKQRTLVDTIKRRLISELGVGVDVKLVEERTLERFEGKGNRVIDNRTF; from the coding sequence ATGATTTGGCAGCAGAAAGAAGAGTGTATGCCGAGGGAGGATCTCGAAGCACTTCAACTTGAGCGACTGCAGAATACCTTGCAGCGGGTCGCGACGCGGGTTCCGTTTTACCGCAATACATTTAAGGAAAAAGGGCTCGATGTATCGAAGGTGACTTCCCTTGAGCACATTCGTGATTTCCCTTTCACCATGAAACAGGATCTGAGGGATAACTACCCATACGGGCTTTTCGCGGTGCCGCTCAGAGATGTGGTGCGGGTTCACTCTTCTTCCGGTACTACCGGCATGGCCACGGTGGTAGGTTACAGCCGCCAGGACATTGATACCTGGTCCGATCTTGTCGGACGCATTCTCTGCGGTGCCGGCGTAACCCCTGATGACGTGATCCAGATCGCCTTTGGTTACGGTCTTTTCACTGGCGGTTTTGGTCTGCACTATGGCGCGGAACGGGTTGGTGCCTCGGTAATCCCGATTTCGGCGGGCAACACCAAACGACAGATCCAGATTATGAGGGATTTCAAAACCACTGCGCTGGTTTGTACACCTTCATATGCGCTGAAAATGGCTGATGTGATGATGGATATGGGGCTCAACCCCAGTGGGCTGTCATTGCGCTACGGCCTCTTTGGCGGAGAGCCCTGGTCTGAAGGAATGCGTGCTGAGATAAATGACCGGCTCGGCATAATCGCCACCGATAACTACGGCCTTTCCGAGATTATGGGCCCCGGTGTTGCCGGTGAGTGTCAGGAGTGCAATGGTCTGCATATCAACGAGGACCATTTCCTGGTAGAGGTGTTGAATCCGGAAACTCTGGAACCGGTTGCCCCTGGCGAGGTTGGAGAACTGGTCATCACCACCCTGACCAAGGAGGCTTTCCCTGTCATCCGTTATCGTACCCGTGATCTGACCCGGCTTATGCCTGAGCCATGCCCATGTGGTAGAACCCTGAATCGCATGCACCGGGTGATGGGCCGAACGGACGATATGCTTATTATCAAAGGCGTAAACGTCTTCCCTACCCAGATCGAATCAGTTCTCTGTGACATTGAAGGAACCCAGCCCCACTATCGCCTGATAGTTGATCGTGACAACAATGAAGATAAACTCACGGTGATGGTTGAGGTGGTCGAAGGGATTTTCTTTGATGCCATGAAGAAGCAGCGTACGCTGGTTGATACCATCAAACGGCGCTTGATTTCCGAGCTTGGAGTTGGTGTTGATGTAAAACTGGTGGAAGAGCGTACCCTCGAACGTTTCGAAGGCAAAGGAAACCGCGTTATTGATAATCGCACATTCTAA
- a CDS encoding ZIP family metal transporter: MVAFLMQFSPVTQALFATLFTWAVTAAGASLVFLTRDINQKLMDSLLGFAAGVMIAASFWSLLAPGIEMAEQLNQIPWLTAAIGFMGGGIFMRVIDKFLPHLHPGLKIDKSEGIKTSWQRSTLLVLAITLHNIPEGLAVGVAFGAVAADLPSATIGGAIALAIGIGIQNFPEGTAVSMPLRREGMSKRKSFLMGQASGMVEPIAGVIGAYFVLKMQNILPYALCFAAGAMIFVVVEELIPESQRKIENIDLVTMMTMVGFSVMMILDVALG; the protein is encoded by the coding sequence ATGGTTGCTTTTTTGATGCAATTCAGCCCTGTTACACAGGCATTATTCGCCACCTTGTTCACCTGGGCGGTAACTGCAGCTGGTGCAAGTCTTGTGTTTTTGACAAGAGATATAAATCAGAAACTTATGGATTCATTGCTGGGCTTTGCGGCAGGTGTAATGATTGCCGCAAGTTTTTGGTCTTTGCTCGCCCCTGGCATTGAAATGGCTGAACAGCTCAATCAGATTCCATGGTTGACTGCCGCTATTGGCTTTATGGGGGGAGGCATTTTCATGAGAGTAATTGATAAATTTCTCCCACATTTACATCCAGGGCTCAAGATTGATAAAAGCGAAGGTATCAAAACTTCATGGCAACGGAGTACCCTGTTGGTGCTGGCCATAACTCTTCACAATATTCCTGAGGGTCTTGCAGTCGGAGTGGCATTCGGTGCTGTCGCGGCTGACCTTCCGTCGGCCACAATCGGAGGAGCAATTGCGCTGGCAATCGGAATCGGAATTCAAAATTTTCCAGAGGGAACAGCTGTATCAATGCCACTTCGTCGCGAAGGAATGAGCAAAAGAAAAAGTTTTCTCATGGGCCAGGCTTCTGGAATGGTAGAACCTATCGCGGGAGTTATCGGCGCATATTTTGTCCTGAAAATGCAAAACATTCTGCCATACGCCCTCTGCTTTGCGGCAGGTGCAATGATTTTTGTCGTTGTTGAAGAATTAATCCCGGAATCTCAGAGGAAAATTGAAAATATTGATCTGGTAACCATGATGACAATGGTCGGTTTCTCCGTGATGATGATTCTTGATGTGGCTTTGGGCTAA
- a CDS encoding ATP-dependent zinc protease, with the protein MVKKAGKRLPVIGWREWVGLPGLGIDTIKVKVDSGARSSSLHAFDIKTFDRDGERWVRFKVHPIQRSKEKSVAVEAKILEFRSVKSSSGIAKIRPVIVTEVELLGERWPVELTLASRDNMGFRMLLGREAFRTRFLVDGGRSYYGGKPYRKKA; encoded by the coding sequence ATGGTAAAGAAAGCAGGAAAGCGTCTACCAGTCATTGGCTGGAGAGAGTGGGTGGGACTTCCAGGTCTTGGGATTGACACCATCAAAGTGAAAGTCGATTCAGGTGCACGATCGTCATCATTGCATGCTTTTGACATAAAAACTTTTGACCGGGATGGTGAACGGTGGGTCCGTTTTAAAGTACACCCTATTCAGCGCTCAAAAGAAAAGTCTGTTGCAGTGGAGGCCAAAATACTGGAATTCAGGTCGGTCAAAAGCTCCAGCGGTATCGCAAAAATCAGACCGGTAATTGTGACTGAAGTTGAGCTGCTTGGCGAAAGATGGCCTGTTGAACTGACTCTGGCGAGTCGTGACAATATGGGCTTTAGAATGCTGCTGGGACGTGAAGCCTTCAGAACAAGATTTCTGGTGGATGGCGGAAGGTCATATTACGGTGGAAAACCTTACAGGAAGAAGGCTTAA